The following proteins come from a genomic window of Sorghum bicolor cultivar BTx623 chromosome 3, Sorghum_bicolor_NCBIv3, whole genome shotgun sequence:
- the LOC8063107 gene encoding uncharacterized protein LOC8063107 isoform X2, producing the protein MPVKRSASVAALLPPVVGRRARARLCVRLAAPLTFLLLFVALFRTQSLLGIPPAAPPPSAGPAKVAFLFLVRAGVPLDFLWDAFFRNGEEGRFSVYVHSAPGFQLDRTTTGSPYFYGRQLARSVKVVWGEATMVEAERMLFAAALQDPANQRFVLLSDSCVPLYNFSSIYTYLMASPKSFVDSFVDKTEKRYNQNMSPAIPKDKWRKGSQWVVLIRKHAEVVVGDKKLLKVFRRHCQMVVTKSLLGRRPNARRLGFTFRRKQKGVAQQEHDCIPDEHYVQTLFSIKGLEDELERRTLTYTSWNQSSNPKDKMTWHPMVFEYDTSSPEHINAIKRIDHVNYQMEQRTEWCQCNGTLVPCFLFARKFSYSAAMHLLEQGAIGTPKSAQLMINF; encoded by the exons ATGCCGGTGAAGCGGTCGGCGTCCGTGGCGGCGCTGCTCCCGCCGGTCGTCGGCCGCCGCGCGCGGGCCCGCCTCTGCGTCCGCCTCGCCGCGCCGCTCACCTTCCTGCTCCTCTTCGTGGCGCTGTTCCGCACCCAGTCGCTCCTGGGCATCCCGCCCGCCGCTCCGCCGCCCTCCGCGGGGCCCGCCAAGGTCGCCTTCCTCTTCCTCGTCCGCGCGGGGGTGCCGCTCGACTTCCTCTGGGACGCCTTCTTCCGC aacgGCGAGGAGGGGAGGTTCTCGGTGTACGTGCACTCCGCGCCGGGGTTCCAGCTCGACCGCACCACCACGGGATCGCCATACTTCTACGGGCGTCAACTTGCGAGGAGCGTCAAG GTGGTGTGGGGCGAGGCCACCATGGTCGAGGCAGAGAGGATGTTGTTTGCCGCCGCGCTTCAGGATCCCGCGAACCAGCGCTTTGTTTTGCTCTCTGATAG CTGTGTTCCTCTCTACAATTTCAGCTCCATATATACTTACTTGATGGCCTCACCTAAAAGTTTTGTAGACAG CTTCGTTGACAAGACGGAGAAGCGTTATAATCAAAACATGTCTCCTGCCATTCCAAAGGATAAATGGAGGAAAGGATCTCAG TGGGTAGTATTAATCAGAAAACATGCTGAAGTTGTTGTTGGTGACAAAAAATTATTAAAAGTATTCAGAAGACATTGCCAG atggtagtaaccaagagcTTGCTTGGACGAAGGCCAAATGCT AGACGACTGGGTTTCACCTTCCGGAGAAAGCAG AAAGGAGTAGCTCAACAGGAGCATGATTGTATTCCGGATGAACATTATGTGCAGACATTATTTTCT atcaaaggTCTTGAAGATGAATTGGAGAGAAGAACTTTGACCTATACCTCATGGAACCAATCATCAAATCCGAAAGACAAAATGACTTGGCATCCTATGGTATTTGAGTATGATACATCTAGCCCCGAGCATATCAATGCTATCAAG AGAATTGATCATGTCAACTATCAAATGGAGCAGAGGACAGAGTGGTGCCAATGCAATGGTACCTTGGTTCCATGTTTTTTATTTGCCAGGAAGTTCTCCTATAGTGCGGCCATGCATCTTTTGGAACAAGGAGCCATTGGCACACCGAAATCTGCTCAGCTGATGATTAACTTTTAA
- the LOC8063107 gene encoding uncharacterized protein LOC8063107 isoform X1, translated as MPVKRSASVAALLPPVVGRRARARLCVRLAAPLTFLLLFVALFRTQSLLGIPPAAPPPSAGPAKVAFLFLVRAGVPLDFLWDAFFRNGEEGRFSVYVHSAPGFQLDRTTTGSPYFYGRQLARSVKVVWGEATMVEAERMLFAAALQDPANQRFVLLSDSCVPLYNFSSIYTYLMASPKSFVDSFVDKTEKRYNQNMSPAIPKDKWRKGSQWVVLIRKHAEVVVGDKKLLKVFRRHCQMVVTKSLLGRRPNARRLGFTFRRKQVLKGVAQQEHDCIPDEHYVQTLFSIKGLEDELERRTLTYTSWNQSSNPKDKMTWHPMVFEYDTSSPEHINAIKRIDHVNYQMEQRTEWCQCNGTLVPCFLFARKFSYSAAMHLLEQGAIGTPKSAQLMINF; from the exons ATGCCGGTGAAGCGGTCGGCGTCCGTGGCGGCGCTGCTCCCGCCGGTCGTCGGCCGCCGCGCGCGGGCCCGCCTCTGCGTCCGCCTCGCCGCGCCGCTCACCTTCCTGCTCCTCTTCGTGGCGCTGTTCCGCACCCAGTCGCTCCTGGGCATCCCGCCCGCCGCTCCGCCGCCCTCCGCGGGGCCCGCCAAGGTCGCCTTCCTCTTCCTCGTCCGCGCGGGGGTGCCGCTCGACTTCCTCTGGGACGCCTTCTTCCGC aacgGCGAGGAGGGGAGGTTCTCGGTGTACGTGCACTCCGCGCCGGGGTTCCAGCTCGACCGCACCACCACGGGATCGCCATACTTCTACGGGCGTCAACTTGCGAGGAGCGTCAAG GTGGTGTGGGGCGAGGCCACCATGGTCGAGGCAGAGAGGATGTTGTTTGCCGCCGCGCTTCAGGATCCCGCGAACCAGCGCTTTGTTTTGCTCTCTGATAG CTGTGTTCCTCTCTACAATTTCAGCTCCATATATACTTACTTGATGGCCTCACCTAAAAGTTTTGTAGACAG CTTCGTTGACAAGACGGAGAAGCGTTATAATCAAAACATGTCTCCTGCCATTCCAAAGGATAAATGGAGGAAAGGATCTCAG TGGGTAGTATTAATCAGAAAACATGCTGAAGTTGTTGTTGGTGACAAAAAATTATTAAAAGTATTCAGAAGACATTGCCAG atggtagtaaccaagagcTTGCTTGGACGAAGGCCAAATGCT AGACGACTGGGTTTCACCTTCCGGAGAAAGCAGGTATTG AAAGGAGTAGCTCAACAGGAGCATGATTGTATTCCGGATGAACATTATGTGCAGACATTATTTTCT atcaaaggTCTTGAAGATGAATTGGAGAGAAGAACTTTGACCTATACCTCATGGAACCAATCATCAAATCCGAAAGACAAAATGACTTGGCATCCTATGGTATTTGAGTATGATACATCTAGCCCCGAGCATATCAATGCTATCAAG AGAATTGATCATGTCAACTATCAAATGGAGCAGAGGACAGAGTGGTGCCAATGCAATGGTACCTTGGTTCCATGTTTTTTATTTGCCAGGAAGTTCTCCTATAGTGCGGCCATGCATCTTTTGGAACAAGGAGCCATTGGCACACCGAAATCTGCTCAGCTGATGATTAACTTTTAA